From one Papio anubis isolate 15944 chromosome 12, Panubis1.0, whole genome shotgun sequence genomic stretch:
- the LOC101010540 gene encoding olfactory receptor 5I1-like, translated as MEPENGTVKTEFFLLGFSDHLELQSLLFAVFFTIYSVTLMGNLGMILLITISSHLHNPMYFFLCMLSFIDACYSSVIAPKLLVNLVSEKKAISYNGCVAQLYFFCSLVDTESFLLAAMAYDRYIAICNPLLYTVIMSKKVCCQLAIGAFLGGTMSSIIHTTNTFHLSFCSRDVNHFFCDISPLFSLSCTDTYMHDIILVVFASFVEAICLLTVFLSYVFIMAAILRTGSVEGRRKGFSTCASHLTVVTIYHGTLIFIYLRPSTGHSLDIDKVTSVFYTLIIPMLNPLIYSLRNKDVKNAFRKVIGRKLLS; from the coding sequence ATGGAGCCGGAGAATGGCACTGTGAAGACTGAGTTCTTTCTCCTGGGATTCAGTGACCATCTGGAACTTCAGAGTCTCCTTTTTGCAGTATTTTTTACCATCTACTCTGTTACTCTGATGGGGAACCTTGGAATGATTTTATTAATCACAATCAGTTCCCACTTGCACAATCCTATGTACTTTTTCCTCTGCATGTTGTCCTTCATAGATGCATGCTACTCTTCTGTCATTGCCCCCAAATTACTTGTGAACTTGGTTTCTGAAAAGAAGGCCATTTCTTACAATGGCTGTGTTGCACAGTtatattttttctgctctttgGTTGACACAGAATCTTTCCTCTTGGCTGCCATGGCTTATGACCGGTACATAGCAATCTGCAACCCACTGCTCTATACGGTGATTATGTCCAAGAAGGTTTGTTGCCAGCTTGCAATTGGAGCATTTTTGGGGGGCACTATGAGCTCGATTATTCATACCACGAACACTTTCCATCTGTCATTCTGCTCCAGAGACGTTAACCATTTCTTCTGTGATATCTCCCCACTCTTCTCTCTGTCCTGCACTGACACTTACATGCATGACATCATTCTGGTGGTCTTTGCTAGTTTTGTGGAAGCAATCTGTCTTCTAAcagttttcctttcttatgtCTTCATTATGGCAGCTATTCTTAGAACAGGTTCTgtggagggaagaagaaaagggtTCTCCACTTGTGCTTCCCACCTCACTGTGGTCACTATTTATCATGGTACCTTGATCTTCATTTATTTGCGCCCCAGCACTGGTCATTCACTGGATATTGACAAAGTGACCTCTGTGTTCTATACTTTGATTATACCTATGTTGAACCCTCTAATTTACAGTCTAAGGAACAAAGATGTCAAAAATGCTTTTAGAAAAGTGATTGGCCGAAAATTGCTTTCTTAA